A window from Bdellovibrionales bacterium encodes these proteins:
- a CDS encoding TIGR02147 family protein produces MTSPLEVLLKKKLKDIQTKNTRFSMRSLAAKIGISPGALGDLMKGKRALSDFYAEKIAAGLHLKEEERKALFAAVTTRSRKFGKQKILAENEFSMITDWENYAILNLMKTKDFRSDVAWIAERLAIPESQVKKSVKVMMDLDLIISRQGEWIRNHNSISTTREIPSRYIVEAHKKDLLKAIEMLEKTPLSARSYTSITMPINTAKIEEARKLIRKFRRNLCLLMETGPKDEVYNLNIQLYPVTKLQSNEGKRL; encoded by the coding sequence ATGACCAGTCCGTTGGAAGTATTGCTTAAAAAGAAACTCAAAGACATTCAGACGAAAAACACCCGTTTTTCAATGCGCTCGCTGGCCGCAAAGATTGGTATTTCCCCGGGAGCTCTCGGCGACCTGATGAAGGGCAAACGTGCGCTCAGTGATTTCTATGCAGAAAAGATCGCTGCGGGTCTTCATTTGAAAGAAGAGGAAAGAAAAGCCCTCTTTGCTGCCGTCACGACCCGTTCACGCAAGTTCGGCAAACAAAAAATCCTCGCCGAGAATGAGTTCAGCATGATCACCGACTGGGAAAACTATGCCATTTTGAATCTGATGAAAACCAAAGATTTTCGTAGCGATGTAGCCTGGATCGCCGAACGCTTGGCTATTCCCGAGAGCCAAGTTAAAAAATCGGTAAAAGTGATGATGGATTTAGATTTGATTATCTCTCGCCAAGGCGAGTGGATACGAAATCACAACAGCATTTCCACCACGCGAGAAATTCCAAGTCGCTATATTGTTGAGGCTCATAAAAAAGACCTTTTGAAGGCCATCGAAATGTTAGAGAAAACTCCTCTGTCGGCCCGCTCCTACACTTCGATTACGATGCCAATAAATACCGCTAAGATCGAGGAAGCTCGCAAATTGATCCGCAAGTTTCGCCGTAACCTGTGCCTCCTGATGGAAACAGGGCCAAAAGATGAAGTTTATAATCTGAATATTCAACTTTACCCTGTGACCAAATTACAATCGAACGAAGGAAAAAGATTATGA
- a CDS encoding BlaI/MecI/CopY family transcriptional regulator has translation MKNLPSLGEQETQILRYISQQGEVSVRDVAEYFEKQKGLARTTILTVMERLRKKGYLARNKVDGIFIYSEKIEAETVMKGKVAEFVERTLGGSLTPLLNHFAGAKGLSAEEIEKLRDIVKEFDKKKGAR, from the coding sequence GTGAAGAACCTTCCTAGTTTAGGCGAGCAAGAAACCCAGATCCTTCGGTACATCTCTCAACAAGGAGAGGTTTCGGTTCGCGATGTGGCTGAGTATTTTGAAAAGCAAAAGGGTCTGGCCCGCACGACGATTTTGACGGTGATGGAGCGCCTTCGTAAAAAAGGTTATCTCGCCCGCAATAAAGTTGACGGCATCTTTATATATTCAGAAAAAATCGAAGCCGAAACTGTGATGAAGGGCAAAGTCGCTGAATTTGTTGAGCGCACGCTGGGCGGATCACTGACTCCGTTGCTGAATCACTTCGCGGGTGCCAAAGGTTTGTCGGCGGAAGAAATCGAAAAGCTCCGCGATATTGTAAAAGAATTTGATAAGAAGAAGGGAGCTCGCTAA
- a CDS encoding carboxymuconolactone decarboxylase family protein — translation MSSSPRPSEQLTAAAHRNHEAMFPNYKSVLKETDPELIAIFDNWAFDDVLELSQIDEQTRIMVIVASTIGSGALSEYKIMIGAALNAGVTPVAIKEILYQATAYVGMAKAFDFLHATNEIFANRKIQLPIEGQSTTTRETRFDKGLATQKEIFGSSAIDQMYVNSPRDLMHIQRFLSGHCFGDFYTRKGLDLKHRELVTLAILIAMGGTEGQIKGHVRGNLNVGNDRGVLLNVITQLLPWVGYPRTLNAITCVNELAPSIDPG, via the coding sequence ATGAGTTCAAGTCCACGTCCCAGTGAGCAGCTGACAGCGGCTGCTCACAGAAATCACGAAGCAATGTTTCCAAACTATAAGTCGGTTTTGAAAGAAACGGATCCTGAGTTGATTGCGATTTTCGATAACTGGGCTTTTGATGATGTTCTTGAACTCAGCCAAATCGACGAGCAGACGCGGATCATGGTGATAGTCGCTTCAACCATTGGCAGCGGGGCTCTGTCTGAGTACAAAATCATGATAGGGGCGGCACTCAATGCGGGTGTCACTCCGGTTGCCATCAAAGAGATTCTCTATCAAGCAACCGCCTACGTTGGCATGGCGAAGGCTTTTGATTTCTTGCATGCGACGAATGAGATTTTTGCTAATAGAAAAATTCAGCTGCCAATCGAAGGACAATCAACGACGACGCGTGAAACACGATTTGATAAAGGTCTTGCGACACAAAAAGAGATCTTCGGGTCGTCGGCGATTGATCAAATGTATGTGAATTCGCCCAGAGACCTTATGCACATTCAAAGATTTCTATCAGGGCATTGCTTCGGAGATTTCTATACGCGTAAAGGCTTAGACCTTAAACACCGTGAGCTTGTGACTTTAGCAATTCTTATTGCGATGGGCGGGACTGAAGGGCAAATCAAAGGGCATGTTCGCGGTAATCTCAACGTCGGCAATGACCGGGGAGTCCTGCTGAACGTGATCACTCAGCTTCTGCCGTGGGTGGGATATCCGAGAACTCTGAATGCCATTACTTGTGTCAATGAATTGGCTCCGAGCATAGACCCTGGGTGA
- a CDS encoding aldo/keto reductase — protein MQKRKLGKSGLEVSAIGFGCMGLSFGYAEKLEKADAIKVIQAAYNEGVTFFDTAEVYGPFVNEEVVGEALAPYKGKVVIATKFGFKHDAWSETDSRPEQIRKVCEASLKRLRVDAIDLFYQHRVDKNVPMEDVAGTVRDLIKEGKVKHFGLSEAGVANIRKAHAVQSVTALQSEYSLWWREPEEKILPVLEELGIGFVPFSPLGKGFLTGKMSADTKFGTGDFRNIVPRFQPENLAVNHAFVDLLGRVAAEKKATTAQVALAWVLAQKPWIVPIPGTTKISRVKENTAAINVVLSPTELEAINTAAAKLEVKGERYPENLQKRIDR, from the coding sequence ATGCAAAAGCGAAAATTAGGAAAATCCGGTCTTGAAGTTTCTGCCATCGGCTTTGGCTGTATGGGCCTCAGCTTTGGCTATGCCGAAAAACTCGAAAAAGCAGATGCGATCAAAGTGATTCAAGCTGCTTACAATGAAGGTGTCACGTTCTTTGATACCGCCGAGGTGTATGGACCTTTTGTGAATGAAGAAGTCGTAGGTGAAGCCCTTGCCCCCTATAAAGGCAAAGTCGTCATTGCGACAAAATTCGGATTTAAACATGATGCTTGGAGTGAAACCGACAGCCGACCGGAGCAAATCCGCAAGGTGTGCGAGGCCTCATTAAAGCGCCTTCGCGTTGATGCGATTGATTTATTTTATCAGCACCGAGTGGATAAAAACGTGCCGATGGAAGATGTCGCGGGAACTGTTCGCGATCTCATCAAAGAGGGCAAAGTAAAACACTTTGGTCTTTCTGAAGCAGGCGTTGCCAATATCCGTAAAGCCCATGCGGTGCAATCGGTGACAGCGCTTCAGAGCGAGTACTCTCTCTGGTGGCGTGAACCTGAAGAGAAGATCCTGCCGGTTCTTGAAGAGCTTGGCATTGGCTTTGTGCCGTTTAGTCCTCTCGGTAAAGGTTTCCTGACAGGAAAAATGTCGGCTGATACGAAGTTCGGTACGGGGGACTTCCGCAATATCGTTCCGCGCTTTCAGCCCGAGAACCTTGCCGTGAACCACGCCTTTGTTGATTTGCTGGGACGAGTAGCAGCAGAAAAGAAAGCGACGACAGCGCAAGTGGCTTTGGCGTGGGTCTTGGCACAAAAGCCATGGATCGTGCCGATTCCTGGAACGACAAAGATCTCTCGCGTGAAAGAAAACACGGCAGCCATCAATGTCGTACTCAGTCCTACAGAGCTTGAGGCCATTAACACAGCGGCTGCAAAACTCGAAGTGAAGGGCGAACGTTACCCAGAGAATTTACAAAAACGCATTGACCGTTAG
- a CDS encoding SDR family oxidoreductase, giving the protein MILVTGATGQLGQLVIQSLLKKVPANQIIAAVRNPQKAQGLKDLGVQVRVADYNNPESWSAALTGVDKLLLISANEVGSRLKQHKTVIDAAKKYGKLKLIAYTSILRADTSNLVLAEEHKATEQMIKDSGIPYSFLRNGWYTENYTMSAKSAVEHGAVFGAVKDGRISSAARQDYAEAAAKVMTMEKPKAIYELAGDTSYSLTELAAEIAKQSGKSVKYNNLPEADYKAFLTKVGLPEGFAGVLAQSDAAAAVGGLYHEGHELSELIGRKTTPLADVVKVSLK; this is encoded by the coding sequence ATGATTCTCGTCACCGGTGCCACAGGTCAGCTTGGCCAATTAGTCATTCAATCACTACTTAAAAAAGTACCAGCAAATCAAATTATCGCCGCCGTCAGAAACCCGCAAAAAGCTCAGGGCTTAAAAGACCTCGGAGTGCAGGTGCGCGTGGCGGACTACAACAATCCCGAATCTTGGTCCGCGGCTCTTACTGGCGTGGATAAGCTCTTACTGATTTCGGCAAACGAAGTCGGCTCGCGCTTGAAGCAGCATAAGACTGTGATCGATGCCGCGAAAAAATACGGAAAATTAAAACTCATTGCTTACACGAGCATTCTTCGTGCCGACACCTCGAACCTGGTTTTGGCCGAAGAGCACAAAGCCACTGAGCAAATGATTAAAGACAGCGGCATCCCGTATAGCTTCCTCCGTAACGGCTGGTACACCGAGAACTACACGATGTCGGCAAAATCAGCGGTCGAGCACGGCGCTGTTTTCGGAGCTGTGAAAGACGGACGAATCTCGTCAGCGGCTCGTCAGGATTATGCCGAAGCAGCGGCGAAAGTCATGACGATGGAAAAACCAAAAGCGATCTATGAGTTGGCAGGAGATACAAGTTACAGCCTCACGGAGCTTGCGGCTGAAATCGCCAAACAATCCGGAAAATCTGTGAAGTACAACAATCTGCCCGAGGCGGACTACAAGGCCTTTCTGACGAAGGTGGGATTGCCTGAGGGCTTTGCCGGAGTGCTCGCCCAGTCCGATGCGGCAGCGGCGGTGGGCGGTCTTTATCACGAAGGCCACGAGCTCAGCGAGCTCATCGGCAGAAAGACGACGCCCCTTGCGGACGTCGTGAAGGTGTCGCTGAAATAG
- a CDS encoding phosphoenolpyruvate carboxylase has product MIADLSPVLRHLVKETVALFGEVLQQKVGPQKFQRIEKLRQTMESLRGRERATEFKTLQRTYQQLAKVSAQEKLEIAQAFALMLEVMNTCENAYRSFRIRERTLTQPLLSENKPESIIFVLTAHPTEARAPQNILIFHHVLGVLTEVLSRPHTELQDNDRRILRHLFAVAWDTSMVRTHKPQVRDEAEHIFSTLLRDEALCPLLRARRELAPIFVRSWVGGDKDGHPGVNEKVFRESLQVSRRKILIFIHKRLHSVLQILEGSHFAELKDRIHQFNKLLRSIEHVRSGDGGRVVKADKALQSLIALYTKTLGSVHPELEEVRGLLEMFPALVVPLEFRESSDLLMSSPTGRGLAIDRMLKTLAQISRGGKPRYYVGEFIISMADTIDHVKTAAFLVKKNLGALYLPIVPLFEQAHAQDKAVVIAGEILQDRELHHALKKYWNNHLEIMLGYSDSSKESGVLPSRLKVAETMYALDDFCRKKKIQAQFFQGSGGSSDRGGGTIEEQTSWWSSSSLKNYKVTTQGEMVERSLANSEITWGQIEKIAYHAGQWKKAEKRKLIKVQAVDEFAGKVARHYESQVASAGFLRVVEKATPYSFLSLIKIGSRPTKRSTSVSVAGLRAIPWIMCWTQTRILFPVWWGIGSAWDESSPAERRVLKHAYKTHPVFKTYMNVLGLTLAKSELAVWKMYLEESALSRDEKTQAWQDFSAEHDKACRCAVAVLGTKDFLRHRAWLDESIRLRSPMIHPLNLLQILAMKNKDANLLRITVAGISSGMMATG; this is encoded by the coding sequence ATGATTGCCGATCTATCCCCTGTGTTACGACATCTCGTGAAAGAAACCGTCGCCCTCTTCGGCGAGGTCTTACAGCAGAAGGTCGGCCCGCAGAAATTTCAGCGCATCGAGAAGCTCCGCCAAACCATGGAGTCCCTGCGCGGCCGTGAGCGAGCCACCGAGTTTAAAACGCTTCAGCGCACCTATCAGCAGCTTGCAAAAGTCAGCGCCCAGGAAAAACTCGAAATCGCCCAGGCCTTTGCGCTGATGCTTGAAGTGATGAACACCTGTGAGAATGCTTATCGGAGCTTCCGCATTCGTGAACGCACGCTGACTCAGCCGCTTCTTTCTGAAAACAAACCTGAATCTATTATCTTCGTTCTGACAGCCCACCCCACCGAGGCCCGGGCGCCACAGAATATTTTGATCTTTCATCATGTCCTGGGTGTTCTCACTGAGGTGCTGTCGCGGCCCCACACCGAGCTGCAAGACAATGATCGCAGGATCTTGCGCCATCTCTTTGCAGTGGCTTGGGATACATCGATGGTGCGTACGCATAAGCCCCAAGTGCGCGACGAGGCGGAGCATATCTTTTCGACTCTGCTACGGGATGAAGCTCTCTGTCCCCTGCTCCGGGCGCGCCGCGAGCTTGCGCCGATTTTTGTGCGCAGTTGGGTCGGCGGCGACAAAGACGGCCATCCCGGAGTGAATGAGAAAGTCTTTCGCGAAAGCCTGCAGGTTTCACGCCGTAAGATTCTGATTTTTATTCATAAGCGCCTGCATTCGGTTTTGCAGATCCTTGAGGGTTCGCACTTCGCGGAACTTAAAGACCGCATTCATCAATTCAACAAACTTCTTCGCAGCATCGAGCACGTCCGCAGTGGTGATGGCGGCCGGGTGGTGAAAGCTGATAAAGCTCTGCAAAGCTTGATAGCGCTCTACACGAAAACCCTCGGCAGTGTTCATCCGGAACTCGAGGAAGTTCGCGGGCTGCTAGAGATGTTTCCGGCCCTGGTAGTACCGCTTGAGTTCCGTGAATCTTCGGACCTCTTGATGTCGAGTCCCACAGGCCGTGGCCTTGCCATAGATCGGATGTTAAAGACGCTGGCGCAGATCTCCCGCGGCGGAAAGCCACGCTATTATGTCGGTGAATTCATTATCAGCATGGCGGATACGATAGATCATGTGAAAACGGCGGCCTTTCTTGTGAAAAAGAATCTGGGGGCTCTTTACCTCCCGATCGTGCCGCTCTTTGAACAAGCCCATGCGCAAGACAAAGCTGTCGTCATTGCTGGCGAAATACTGCAAGATCGCGAGCTTCATCATGCGCTAAAAAAATACTGGAACAATCATCTCGAGATCATGCTCGGCTATTCGGATAGCTCCAAAGAAAGCGGCGTCCTGCCGAGTCGCCTCAAAGTGGCAGAGACCATGTATGCGCTGGACGATTTCTGCCGGAAGAAAAAAATCCAAGCGCAATTCTTTCAAGGCTCCGGTGGCAGCAGCGATCGTGGCGGTGGAACGATCGAAGAGCAAACCTCGTGGTGGTCTTCATCGTCTTTGAAAAACTACAAAGTCACTACTCAAGGTGAAATGGTTGAGCGCAGTCTGGCCAACTCGGAGATCACTTGGGGGCAGATTGAAAAGATCGCTTATCACGCCGGTCAGTGGAAGAAAGCCGAAAAAAGAAAACTCATCAAAGTCCAAGCGGTGGATGAATTCGCCGGAAAAGTCGCGCGCCACTATGAATCGCAAGTCGCCTCCGCTGGTTTTTTGCGCGTGGTTGAAAAGGCAACGCCCTACAGTTTTTTAAGCCTGATTAAAATCGGCTCGCGCCCGACAAAACGCTCGACCTCGGTTTCCGTCGCGGGCCTTCGCGCGATTCCGTGGATCATGTGCTGGACCCAAACTCGCATTCTCTTCCCGGTGTGGTGGGGCATCGGCAGCGCCTGGGACGAATCCAGTCCCGCAGAGCGCCGGGTGCTGAAGCACGCCTACAAAACTCATCCGGTTTTTAAAACTTATATGAATGTGCTAGGTTTGACGCTGGCGAAATCAGAGCTAGCTGTGTGGAAAATGTATCTCGAGGAAAGTGCGCTCAGCCGCGATGAAAAGACTCAGGCTTGGCAAGACTTCTCCGCTGAACACGACAAAGCCTGTCGCTGTGCCGTGGCCGTTCTTGGTACAAAAGATTTCCTCAGACATCGTGCCTGGCTGGATGAATCCATCCGGCTTCGCTCACCCATGATTCATCCGCTCAATTTATTGCAAATCCTTGCAATGAAAAACAAAGACGCCAATCTCCTACGAATCACCGTCGCGGGGATCTCCAGTGGCATGATGGCCACTGGATAA
- a CDS encoding helix-turn-helix transcriptional regulator — protein sequence MKIEEAKIKNSLKGLMKQQGIQYNDLAKTLRVSTATVKRRLNKGELSISELSEIASCLGTSFYELIEISKQNTQEAYLFSEEQEKLFAGDLSYMMLFRSILMGLNFTQLKSELNLKESDLRKKLRRLEEVELIQLMSRDRISLLARFPFKWREDGLLQKAYYQMNLQSIFSYIASNYKSSTYNEETGSLCKPFEFLLTANHKKDFSRDLMEILKKYQNLSLMEINAKSNKAAAVSGILQLDQFSVWNVENSKSGPFSSSR from the coding sequence ATGAAGATCGAAGAAGCAAAAATCAAAAACAGCCTCAAAGGCCTGATGAAACAGCAAGGCATCCAGTATAACGATTTGGCGAAAACTCTTCGCGTATCAACTGCCACTGTCAAACGACGCTTGAATAAAGGAGAACTCAGCATCTCAGAACTCAGTGAAATTGCCTCGTGCCTGGGGACTTCGTTTTATGAACTCATCGAAATAAGCAAGCAGAACACTCAAGAGGCCTACTTGTTTTCCGAAGAACAAGAAAAGCTCTTTGCCGGTGATTTGAGTTACATGATGCTATTTAGATCCATCCTCATGGGTCTTAATTTCACTCAGCTAAAGAGCGAATTGAATTTAAAAGAATCTGACCTGCGCAAAAAATTGCGCCGCCTCGAAGAGGTCGAATTGATTCAGCTCATGTCGCGGGACCGGATTTCATTGCTGGCGCGCTTTCCGTTTAAATGGCGCGAAGATGGTCTTCTGCAAAAGGCCTACTACCAAATGAATCTGCAATCGATTTTTAGCTATATCGCCAGCAATTATAAATCCTCGACCTACAACGAAGAGACCGGCTCCCTGTGCAAGCCCTTTGAGTTTTTACTCACCGCCAATCACAAAAAAGACTTTTCGCGGGACCTGATGGAGATTTTAAAGAAGTATCAAAATCTGTCCCTTATGGAAATCAACGCCAAAAGCAACAAGGCCGCGGCGGTTTCAGGGATTCTGCAACTGGATCAATTCTCGGTCTGGAATGTTGAAAACTCAAAATCAGGGCCCTTCTCGAGTTCTCGGTGA
- a CDS encoding LysR family transcriptional regulator — MDKDRLNGLIALKLVAEKRNFSSAAAELDVSPSAVSQMIRQLESKLGVTLLVRTTRTTSLTEAGQRFLTQMGPALEQILVTMDEISTLGTKPSGLLRLNMPRAIYPVYLAPIISSFTKKYPDVTLELFFEDVASDVFEQGFDAGIRLSDILAKDMVATKLYGPVKFITAASPKYLDKVGRPKHPKDLLSHNCIRIRLGSGLYDRWEFEHKGKDFQVQVKGSLIFSDSLLMVDAAVDGHGVIYASEDIIRDKVKSGKLEVILSPYAAESEGFYLYYPNREQMLPKLRAFIDHIKAQSR; from the coding sequence ATGGATAAAGATCGCTTAAATGGGCTGATCGCCCTCAAACTCGTCGCTGAAAAAAGAAACTTCTCAAGTGCGGCTGCAGAACTCGATGTTTCGCCCTCCGCGGTCAGTCAGATGATCCGCCAGCTTGAAAGCAAACTCGGCGTCACTCTGCTGGTGCGGACGACTCGTACGACGAGCCTCACGGAAGCGGGTCAAAGATTTCTAACGCAAATGGGGCCCGCGCTTGAGCAAATCCTTGTGACGATGGATGAGATCAGCACTCTGGGGACAAAACCCTCGGGGCTGCTCCGTTTAAATATGCCACGGGCGATTTATCCGGTGTATCTTGCGCCGATTATTTCAAGCTTCACAAAAAAATATCCCGACGTCACTTTGGAGCTCTTCTTTGAAGACGTCGCTTCGGATGTGTTTGAGCAGGGCTTTGATGCCGGCATTCGCCTGTCTGATATTTTAGCCAAGGACATGGTCGCAACCAAACTTTATGGACCGGTGAAGTTTATCACCGCGGCCTCGCCCAAATACCTCGATAAAGTGGGACGGCCCAAGCACCCGAAGGATCTTCTCAGTCACAACTGCATTCGCATCCGTCTGGGCAGTGGCCTCTATGACCGCTGGGAGTTTGAACACAAAGGCAAAGACTTCCAAGTGCAAGTGAAGGGCTCGCTGATTTTCAGTGATTCTCTTTTAATGGTGGATGCCGCAGTCGATGGTCATGGGGTTATCTATGCCAGTGAAGACATCATTCGCGACAAAGTGAAGTCCGGAAAGCTCGAAGTTATTCTCAGTCCGTATGCCGCTGAGAGCGAAGGGTTTTACCTGTATTATCCGAATCGCGAGCAAATGTTACCAAAACTGCGCGCCTTTATCGATCACATCAAAGCGCAAAGCCGCTAA
- a CDS encoding aminoglycoside phosphotransferase family protein, translating to MPVKEKLTPYLSIDSTLLVADSGMATKPKEILVNSSFDPLKICPTDICGKVENVTPLTLGMSGAAVFAVKAEKGKFVVRFHAHSPADWTTSLANYRLASGCGVAPRLLHVDEQEKAILTVQIEGPHFGSALMDPAKRPLVFKSLVQNLRTLQMQPYALPAAEDSVLAGRQVWLSQYQRPGFPVGASDFVKYIHKAGEAMTADRRRVFSHGDLNPANVLWDEVRLWFVDWEVSKLDHPYMDLATLSNFLSLPDVAVISMAAALDGTTAENFSAEKQQTLQALRNYSRVVYGALFLSLIKDLQTVDVNSPLTLSECFAQFAAGKLSLTSDGGRAAIAAAFFRQVTVI from the coding sequence TTGCCCGTCAAAGAGAAGCTCACTCCGTATCTTTCGATAGATTCAACTCTTTTGGTTGCCGATAGCGGGATGGCAACAAAACCAAAGGAGATCCTCGTGAACTCTTCATTTGATCCATTGAAAATCTGCCCCACAGACATCTGTGGCAAGGTGGAAAACGTAACCCCGTTGACATTAGGCATGTCGGGCGCCGCTGTCTTTGCGGTAAAAGCCGAAAAAGGAAAGTTCGTCGTGCGCTTTCACGCGCATTCGCCCGCCGATTGGACGACGTCGCTCGCGAATTATCGTTTAGCCTCGGGTTGCGGAGTCGCGCCTCGGCTTCTTCACGTCGACGAGCAAGAAAAAGCCATTTTGACCGTACAAATCGAAGGCCCACATTTCGGTTCGGCCTTGATGGATCCGGCAAAGCGGCCGCTGGTTTTTAAAAGCCTCGTGCAGAATCTTCGGACTTTGCAAATGCAGCCCTATGCTCTGCCGGCAGCCGAAGACTCAGTCCTTGCGGGCCGGCAGGTGTGGCTTTCGCAATATCAACGGCCTGGCTTTCCGGTGGGGGCGTCGGACTTTGTGAAGTACATCCATAAAGCGGGCGAAGCCATGACCGCGGATCGCCGTCGAGTATTCAGTCACGGAGATTTAAACCCTGCCAATGTCCTCTGGGACGAGGTGCGTTTATGGTTTGTCGACTGGGAAGTTTCAAAGCTCGATCATCCCTATATGGATTTGGCAACGCTGAGTAACTTCTTAAGCCTGCCGGACGTCGCGGTGATATCGATGGCGGCGGCTCTGGATGGAACAACGGCAGAAAATTTCAGCGCTGAAAAACAGCAGACTCTTCAGGCGCTGCGGAACTATTCGCGCGTCGTCTATGGAGCTTTGTTTTTGAGTTTGATCAAAGACCTGCAAACGGTGGATGTGAACTCCCCACTGACACTGTCGGAGTGCTTCGCGCAGTTTGCCGCAGGGAAATTGTCGCTGACATCCGATGGCGGAAGGGCTGCTATTGCTGCGGCCTTCTTCCGTCAGGTGACTGTGATCTAG
- a CDS encoding NAD(P)-dependent alcohol dehydrogenase, with translation MQAKGMAAPKAKAPLTPYSFERRDPKPHDVVIDIKYCGICHSDIHMTRDEWGFGSAFPMVPGHEIAGVVRAVGSSVKKYKVGDHVGVGCMVDSCRECDHCKQELEQYCIPGNTMTYGSQERDGSAITQGGYSNVIVVNEDFVLRIPDSLPLEKAAPLLCAGITLYSPLTHWKAGPGKKVGIMGLGGLGHMGVKIAAALGTEVTVLSHSESKREDAQKLGAHKFLLTKTPDVFQQNALTFDLIINTVSSSELDMASYFSLLKMDGTMVSVGAPEKPLSIHPFPLIMMRRNYAGSVIGSIKETQEMLDFCAEHKITPEIEVIKPSLVNEAYERVLKSDVRYRFVMDMGQI, from the coding sequence ATCCAAGCAAAAGGCATGGCAGCCCCAAAAGCAAAGGCGCCTCTGACACCGTATTCATTCGAGAGACGCGATCCAAAACCACACGACGTGGTGATCGATATTAAGTACTGTGGCATTTGCCACTCAGACATTCACATGACTCGCGATGAGTGGGGATTTGGTTCTGCCTTCCCGATGGTGCCTGGTCATGAAATTGCGGGTGTCGTCCGTGCCGTCGGTTCGAGTGTCAAAAAATATAAAGTCGGTGATCATGTAGGCGTTGGTTGCATGGTGGATTCTTGCCGTGAGTGTGACCATTGCAAGCAAGAACTTGAACAGTACTGCATCCCCGGTAACACCATGACTTATGGTTCGCAGGAGCGAGACGGCTCGGCAATCACGCAAGGCGGATACTCGAATGTGATTGTTGTGAATGAGGACTTCGTTTTGAGAATTCCGGACTCTTTGCCACTGGAGAAGGCGGCGCCCCTTTTGTGTGCGGGCATTACTTTGTATTCGCCACTGACTCACTGGAAGGCGGGACCAGGCAAAAAAGTCGGCATCATGGGCCTCGGTGGTCTTGGTCATATGGGAGTCAAAATCGCAGCCGCCCTGGGAACTGAAGTGACAGTACTGAGTCATTCCGAAAGCAAGCGTGAAGATGCTCAGAAATTGGGGGCCCACAAATTTCTTCTGACAAAAACTCCCGACGTGTTTCAGCAGAATGCGCTGACTTTTGACTTGATCATTAACACGGTCTCATCGTCAGAGCTTGATATGGCTAGTTATTTCAGTTTGCTTAAGATGGATGGAACGATGGTCTCCGTTGGCGCGCCCGAGAAGCCGCTTTCGATTCATCCGTTTCCGCTCATTATGATGAGAAGAAATTATGCGGGGTCGGTGATTGGTTCTATTAAAGAGACGCAAGAAATGCTGGATTTCTGCGCCGAACATAAGATCACTCCGGAAATCGAAGTGATCAAACCGAGCCTCGTCAACGAAGCTTACGAGCGCGTGCTGAAAAGCGATGTTCGTTATCGTTTCGTGATGGATATGGGGCAAATTTAA